Proteins encoded within one genomic window of Catharus ustulatus isolate bCatUst1 chromosome 10, bCatUst1.pri.v2, whole genome shotgun sequence:
- the B3GALNT1 gene encoding UDP-GalNAc:beta-1,3-N-acetylgalactosaminyltransferase 1, with protein sequence MAPALISALYMRPLKWLFLLLLVFSLVTMWYITLSSRAGLENINLLYFYEYEPVFRQPRPFTLRERRSCADLEPFLVILVASSPGEVKARQAIRVTWGSRDSWWGQRVLTLFLLGRDARGRDGAAALSLEDESLLYGDIIRQDFLDTYDNLTLKTIMAFQWFSEFCSNARFFMKTDVDVFINTPNLVRLLLRLNSSQNVFTGYPLIDNFAYRGWDRKRSISYEEYPFRLYPPYCSGLGYILDGNLALRAYELMGHVKPLKFEDVYVGICLNLLKVNVTLPEDAEQFFLSKIDFDICKYKNLIAVHGLTASELIQSWQELSSDASKTCL encoded by the coding sequence ATGGCACCGGCTCTGATCAGCGCCTTGTACATGAGACCCCTGaaatggcttttcctgctgctgctggtgttttCCCTGGTGACCATGTGGTACATCACCCTCTCCTCCAGGGCTGGCCTGGAGAACATCAACCTGCTCTACTTCTACGAGTACGAGCCCGTGTTCCGGCAGCCGCGCCCGTTCACGCTGCGCGAGCGCCGCAGCTGCGCCGACCTCGAGCCCTTCCTGGTCATCCTGGTGGCTTCCAGCCCCGGGGAGGTGAAAGCCAGGCAGGCCATCAGGGTCACCTGGGGCTCCAGGGACTCCTGGTGGGGCCAGCGCGTGCTGACGCTGTTCCTGCTGGGGCGCGACGCGCGCGGGCGGGACGGGGCGGCGGCGCTGTCGCTGGAGGACGAGAGCCTCCTCTACGGGGACATCATCCGCCAGGATTTCCTGGACACTTATGACAACCTCACCCTCAAGACCATCATGGCCTTCCAGTGGTTCTCTGAGTTCTGCTCCAACGCCAGGTTCTTCATGAAGACCGACGTGGATGTTTTCATCAACACTCCCAACCTGGTGAGGCTCCTGCTGCGGCTGAACTCCTCGCAGAACGTTTTCACCGGGTACCCCCTCATCGACAACTTTGCCtacaggggctgggacaggaaaaGATCCATCTCCTATGAGGAGTATCCCTTCAGGCTCTATCCTCCCTACTGCAGCGGGCTGGGCTACATCCTGGATGGAAATCTGGCTCTGAGGGCTTATGAGCTGATGGGCCACGTCAAACCGCTGAAATTCGAGGATGTTTACGTGGGAATCTGCTTGAATTTACTCAAAGTCAATGTCACTCTGCCAGAAGATGCAGAGCAATTCTTTCTCTCTAAGATTGACTTTGATATCTGTAAGTACAAGAATTTGATTGCAGTTCATGGCCTTACAGCAAGTGAACTGATCCAGTCCTGGCAGGAGTTGTCGTCTGACGCTTCCAAAACTTGCCTTTGA